The following coding sequences are from one Triticum aestivum cultivar Chinese Spring chromosome 5A, IWGSC CS RefSeq v2.1, whole genome shotgun sequence window:
- the LOC123104128 gene encoding protein UXT homolog, whose product MAMAVGARLRQEKVKKFEDFVDRRLKPDLVNAIAQRDNLFQQQKTFLDLKKNIENLEKNGVTSMRSMVNLGSEVYMQAEVPNTKHIFVDIGLGFHVEFTWQEALQFISVREARLARQIDEYTHLIASIKAQIKLVCEGIRELLQLPAE is encoded by the exons ATGGCAATGGCTGTGGGGGCGCGTCTCCGGCAGGAGAAGGTGAAGAAGTTTGAAGATTTCGTTGACCGGCGGCTCAAGCCTGACCTCGTTAATGCCATAGCCCAGCGCGATAACTTGTTCCAGCAGCAGAAGACATT CTTGGATTTGAAGAAGAACATCGAAAATTTGGAAAAGAATGGTGTAACGAGTATGCGATCTATGGTCAATCTTGGGTCAGAGGTGTACATGCAGGCAGAAGT GCCGAACACGAAGCACATCTTTGTGGATATTGGTCTAGGTTTTCATGTGGAGTTTACTTGGCAAGAGGCTTTGCAGTTTATATCTGTAAGAGAAGCAAGGTTGGCCAG ACAAATAGACGAGTACACACACCTCATAGCAAGCATAAAAGCACAGATCAAGTTG GTGTGTGAAGGTATCCGCGAACTCCTGCAGTTACCGGCGGAGTGA